A stretch of Enterobacter cloacae complex sp. ECNIH7 DNA encodes these proteins:
- the rseA gene encoding anti-sigma-E factor RseA, with translation MQKEKLSALMDGETVDSELLNELSHSPEMQETWESYHLIRDTLRGDTGEVLHFDISARVMAAIENEPVHQTTPLIPEAQPAPHQWQKMPFWQKVRPWASQLTQMGVAACVSLAVIVGVQHYNTQSETNQQPEAPVFNTLPMMGKASPVSLGVPADASASGGQQQQVQEQRRRINAMLQDYELQRRLHSEQLQFEQAQTQQAAVQVPGNQTLGTQSQ, from the coding sequence ATGCAGAAAGAAAAACTTTCCGCTTTAATGGATGGTGAAACGGTGGATAGTGAGCTGCTCAACGAGCTGTCTCATTCACCCGAAATGCAAGAGACCTGGGAGAGTTACCATCTCATCCGTGACACCCTTCGCGGTGACACCGGCGAGGTTCTCCATTTCGATATCTCAGCCCGCGTCATGGCGGCTATTGAGAATGAGCCTGTTCATCAGACCACCCCGCTGATTCCTGAAGCTCAACCCGCGCCTCACCAGTGGCAGAAAATGCCGTTCTGGCAAAAGGTGCGCCCGTGGGCCAGCCAGCTTACCCAAATGGGTGTGGCTGCATGCGTATCGCTTGCAGTTATTGTTGGCGTCCAGCACTATAATACTCAGTCTGAAACTAATCAGCAGCCAGAAGCGCCAGTGTTTAACACGCTGCCGATGATGGGCAAAGCCAGCCCGGTAAGCCTGGGCGTACCGGCTGATGCTTCCGCCAGCGGCGGCCAGCAACAGCAGGTTCAGGAGCAGCGCCGTCGCATTAATGCGATGTTGCAGGATTATGAGTTGCAGCGTCGCCTGCACTCTGAACAGCTTCAGTTTGAGCAGGCGCAGACACAGCAAGCTGCTGTGCAGGTGCCCGGAAACCAAACTTTAGGAACGCAATCGCAGTAA
- the rseC gene encoding SoxR-reducing system protein RseC: MIKEWATVVSWQNGIALVSCDVKASCNSCASRAGCGSRVLNKLGPQTSHTISVPSEQPLMAGQKVELGIAEGSLLGSAMLVYLSPLVGLFIMGGLFQMLFGTDVAAMCGAALGGVGGFWLAKGLSPTLAAREEWQPVILSVGLAPDQLRVETLSSEAR, from the coding sequence ATGATCAAAGAGTGGGCGACGGTTGTCTCATGGCAGAACGGCATTGCGCTGGTGAGCTGCGATGTTAAAGCCTCCTGTAATAGCTGCGCATCCCGCGCCGGCTGCGGCAGCCGCGTGCTGAATAAGCTCGGGCCGCAAACATCGCACACGATTTCTGTACCAAGCGAACAGCCGCTGATGGCGGGGCAGAAGGTGGAACTGGGCATCGCGGAAGGCAGCCTGCTCGGCTCCGCTATGCTTGTGTATCTCTCTCCGCTGGTCGGCCTGTTTATCATGGGCGGCCTGTTTCAGATGCTGTTTGGTACCGATGTGGCCGCTATGTGTGGTGCCGCATTGGGTGGCGTGGGGGGATTCTGGCTTGCCAAAGGGCTCTCACCGACGCTCGCCGCACGCGAAGAGTGGCAGCCTGTCATTCTCAGCGTTGGGCTGGCGCCAGACCAGCTTCGTGTTGAAACGCTCTCTTCTGAGGCCCGGTGA
- the rseB gene encoding sigma-E factor regulatory protein RseB, which translates to MKQLWFAMSLMAGSLFFSANASADVSSGALLQQMNLASQSLNYELAFISINKQGVESLRYRHARLDNQPLAQLLQMDGPRREVVQRGNEISYFEPGLEPFTLNGDYIVDSLPSLIYTDFKRLAPYYDFISVGRTRIADRLCEVIRVVARDGTRYSYIVWIDAETKLPMRVDLLDRDGETLEQFRVISFSVNNQVGNSMQNLAKASLPPLLSVPAGDSVNFNWVPAWIPQGFSEVSSSRRQLPTIETPVESRLYSDGLFSFSVNINRATANSAEQMLRTGRRTVSTTVRDNAEITIVGELPPQTAKRISDSIKFRAAQ; encoded by the coding sequence ATGAAGCAACTTTGGTTCGCCATGTCTCTGATGGCGGGTAGCCTGTTCTTCTCTGCCAACGCCTCGGCTGATGTATCATCCGGGGCGTTGTTGCAGCAAATGAATCTGGCCAGCCAGTCACTCAATTACGAGTTGGCATTTATCAGCATCAACAAGCAGGGCGTCGAGTCGTTACGCTATCGTCATGCCCGTCTTGATAACCAGCCGCTCGCCCAGCTTTTACAGATGGATGGCCCGCGTCGGGAAGTTGTCCAGCGTGGTAACGAAATCAGCTATTTTGAGCCAGGCCTGGAGCCTTTCACGCTGAATGGCGACTATATCGTTGATTCCCTGCCGTCACTCATTTACACCGACTTTAAACGGCTTGCCCCTTACTACGATTTTATTTCGGTAGGGCGTACCCGCATCGCGGACAGACTGTGCGAGGTAATTCGCGTTGTTGCCCGGGACGGAACGCGCTACAGCTATATCGTCTGGATTGATGCCGAAACCAAACTCCCCATGCGTGTTGACCTGCTCGATCGTGACGGTGAAACGCTGGAACAGTTCCGGGTTATCTCCTTCAGCGTGAACAATCAGGTTGGCAACAGCATGCAGAATCTGGCTAAGGCCAGCCTGCCGCCGCTGCTTTCTGTTCCTGCCGGGGATTCCGTTAATTTCAACTGGGTACCTGCCTGGATCCCGCAAGGGTTTAGCGAAGTGTCCAGCAGCCGACGTCAGCTGCCAACGATTGAAACGCCGGTAGAATCGCGCCTCTATTCGGATGGTTTGTTCAGCTTCTCGGTGAATATTAATCGCGCAACGGCAAATAGCGCTGAACAAATGCTGCGTACCGGGCGCCGTACGGTGAGTACAACGGTACGCGATAACGCAGAGATCACCATTGTGGGAGAACTCCCTCCGCAGACGGCGAAGCGCATCTCCGACAGCATTAAATTCAGGGCTGCACAATGA
- the lepA gene encoding translation elongation factor 4, which produces MKNIRNFSIIAHIDHGKSTLSDRIIQICGGLSDREMEAQVLDSMDLERERGITIKAQSVTLDYKAADGETYQLNFIDTPGHVDFSYEVSRSLAACEGALLVVDAGQGVEAQTLANCYTAMEMDLEVVPVLNKIDLPAADPERVAEEIEDIVGIDATDAVRCSAKTGVGVTDVLERLVRDIPAPEGDPDAPLQALIIDSWFDNYLGVVSLVRIKNGTMRKGDKIKVMSTGQVYNADRLGIFTPKQVDRTELTCGEVGWLVCAIKDILGAPVGDTLTGARNPADKALPGFKKVKPQVYAGLFPVSSDDYENFRDALGKLSLNDASLFYEPESSTALGFGFRCGFLGLLHMEIIQERLEREYDLDLITTAPTVVYEVETTSKEVIYVDSPSKLPPLNNIHELREPIAECHMLLPQEFLGNVITLCIEKRGVQTNMVYHGNQVALTYEIPMAEVVLDFFDRLKSTSRGYASLDYNFKRFQASNMVRVDVLINGERVDALALITHNDNAPYRGRELVEKMKDLIPRQQFDIAIQAAIGNHIIARSTVKQLRKNVLAKCYGGDVSRKKKLLQKQKEGKKRMKQVGNVELPQEAFLAILHVGKDGK; this is translated from the coding sequence ATGAAGAACATACGTAATTTTTCGATCATTGCTCACATTGACCACGGTAAGTCGACGCTGTCTGACCGTATTATCCAGATTTGCGGTGGCCTGTCTGATCGTGAAATGGAAGCCCAGGTTCTGGACTCCATGGACCTGGAACGCGAACGCGGTATCACCATTAAAGCGCAGAGCGTTACGCTTGATTACAAAGCGGCTGATGGTGAAACCTATCAACTGAACTTTATCGACACCCCAGGCCACGTTGACTTCTCCTATGAAGTTTCACGCTCGCTCGCGGCCTGTGAAGGCGCGCTGCTGGTGGTGGATGCCGGGCAGGGCGTTGAAGCCCAGACCCTGGCAAACTGCTACACCGCGATGGAAATGGATCTCGAAGTTGTGCCGGTTCTGAACAAGATCGACCTGCCAGCCGCCGATCCTGAGCGCGTAGCGGAAGAGATTGAAGATATTGTCGGCATTGACGCGACCGATGCCGTGCGCTGCTCCGCGAAAACCGGTGTCGGCGTCACCGACGTGCTGGAACGTCTGGTTCGTGATATTCCGGCCCCGGAAGGCGATCCGGATGCCCCGCTGCAGGCGCTGATTATCGACTCCTGGTTCGATAACTATCTGGGCGTTGTCTCCCTGGTGCGTATTAAAAACGGCACCATGCGCAAAGGCGACAAAATCAAGGTAATGAGTACCGGACAGGTCTACAACGCCGACCGTCTGGGTATCTTCACGCCAAAACAGGTTGACCGCACCGAGCTGACATGCGGCGAGGTAGGCTGGCTGGTCTGCGCCATTAAAGACATCCTTGGCGCGCCGGTGGGCGATACCCTGACCGGCGCACGTAACCCGGCGGACAAAGCGCTGCCAGGCTTTAAAAAGGTGAAACCGCAGGTTTACGCGGGTCTGTTCCCGGTCAGCTCTGACGACTACGAAAACTTCCGTGACGCGCTCGGTAAACTGAGCCTGAACGATGCTTCACTGTTCTACGAGCCAGAAAGCTCAACGGCGCTGGGCTTCGGCTTCCGCTGCGGCTTCCTCGGCCTGCTGCACATGGAGATCATTCAGGAACGTCTGGAGCGTGAATACGATCTGGACCTCATCACCACCGCGCCGACCGTAGTCTATGAAGTTGAAACCACCTCGAAAGAAGTGATCTACGTCGATAGCCCGTCCAAGCTGCCGCCGCTGAACAATATTCACGAGCTGCGTGAGCCGATTGCCGAATGTCACATGCTGCTGCCGCAGGAGTTCCTGGGCAACGTCATTACGCTGTGTATTGAGAAGCGCGGCGTGCAGACCAACATGGTTTACCACGGTAACCAGGTGGCGCTGACCTACGAAATCCCGATGGCGGAAGTGGTACTCGACTTCTTCGACCGTCTGAAGTCGACCTCCCGTGGCTATGCGTCACTGGATTACAACTTCAAACGCTTCCAGGCTTCCAACATGGTGCGTGTGGACGTGCTGATCAACGGCGAGCGCGTGGATGCGCTGGCGCTGATCACCCACAACGACAATGCGCCATACCGTGGCCGCGAGCTGGTTGAGAAGATGAAAGATCTGATCCCGCGTCAGCAGTTCGATATCGCGATTCAGGCGGCAATTGGCAACCACATTATCGCGCGTTCAACCGTGAAACAGCTGCGTAAAAACGTTCTGGCGAAGTGCTATGGCGGTGACGTCAGCCGTAAGAAAAAGCTGCTGCAGAAGCAGAAAGAAGGTAAGAAGCGTATGAAGCAGGTCGGTAACGTCGAGCTGCCGCAGGAAGCATTCCTTGCCATCCTTCATGTTGGTAAAGACGGCAAATAA
- the rseD gene encoding rpoE leader peptide RseD, giving the protein MLAQSAVFLEWRFDNAWNLGLGRHYLG; this is encoded by the coding sequence GTGCTTGCTCAAAGTGCGGTATTTTTAGAGTGGCGTTTCGATAACGCGTGGAATTTAGGTTTGGGGAGACATTACCTCGGATGA
- the rpoE gene encoding RNA polymerase sigma factor RpoE translates to MSEQLTDQVLVERVQKGDQKAFNLLVVRYQHKVASLVSRYVPSGDVPDVVQESFIKAYRALDSFRGDSAFYTWLYRIAVNTAKNYLVAQGRRPPSSDVDAIDAENFESGGALKEISNPENLMLSEELRQIVFRTIESLPEDLRMAITLRELDGLSYEEIAAIMDCPVGTVRSRIFRAREAIDNKVQPLIRR, encoded by the coding sequence ATGAGCGAGCAGTTAACGGACCAGGTCCTGGTTGAACGGGTCCAGAAGGGAGATCAGAAAGCCTTTAACCTACTGGTGGTGCGCTACCAGCATAAGGTGGCGAGCCTGGTTTCCCGCTATGTACCGTCAGGCGATGTGCCTGATGTGGTGCAAGAGTCTTTTATTAAGGCCTATCGCGCGCTGGATTCTTTCCGGGGAGATAGTGCTTTTTATACCTGGCTGTACCGTATTGCGGTCAATACGGCAAAGAATTATCTGGTCGCTCAGGGCCGTCGTCCGCCTTCAAGTGATGTGGACGCAATCGACGCCGAAAACTTCGAAAGTGGCGGCGCATTGAAAGAAATTTCGAACCCTGAGAACTTAATGTTGTCAGAAGAACTGAGACAAATCGTTTTTCGCACGATCGAGTCGCTCCCGGAAGATTTACGTATGGCAATTACGTTACGGGAGCTGGATGGTCTGAGCTATGAAGAGATAGCCGCTATCATGGATTGTCCGGTCGGCACGGTACGTTCACGAATTTTCCGTGCGCGAGAAGCTATTGATAATAAAGTTCAACCGCTTATCAGGCGTTGA
- the nadB gene encoding L-aspartate oxidase: MNTTPELHCDVLIIGSGAAGLSLALRLAEHQNVIVLSKGPISEGSTFYAQGGIAAVFDETDSIASHVEDTLIAGAGIVDAHAAEFVASNARHCVQWLIDQGVLFDTQVQPNGEESYHLTREGGHSHRRILHAADATGKEVETTLVSKALSHPNIRVLERSNAVDLIISDKIGLPGTRRVVGAWVWNRNKEKVETCQAKAVVLATGGASKVYQYTTNPDIASGDGIAMAWRAGCRVANLEFNQFHPTALFHPQARNFLLTEALRGEGAYLKRPDGSRFMPDFDARGELAPRDIVARAIDHEMKRLGVDCMYLDISHKPAEFIRQHFPMIYEKLLNLGIDLTRDPVPIVPAAHYTCGGVMVDDHGRTDVDGLYAIGEVSYTGLHGANRMASNSLLECLVYGWSAAEDITKRMPYARETEHLPAWDESRVDNPDELVVIQHNWHELRLFMWDYVGIVRTTKRLERALRRITMLQQEIDEYYANFRVSNNLLELRNLVQVAELIVRCAMMRKESRGLHYTLDYPDQLAESGPSILAPQVYINR; this comes from the coding sequence ATGAACACAACACCTGAACTCCATTGTGATGTACTGATCATCGGCAGCGGTGCTGCCGGTCTCTCTCTGGCGCTGCGCCTGGCCGAGCATCAAAACGTAATCGTTCTGAGTAAAGGACCGATAAGTGAAGGTTCCACGTTTTATGCCCAGGGTGGCATTGCCGCCGTGTTTGATGAGACAGACAGCATTGCGTCTCACGTCGAAGATACGCTCATTGCCGGAGCAGGGATCGTGGATGCACACGCCGCAGAGTTTGTCGCCAGCAATGCCCGTCACTGCGTTCAGTGGCTCATCGACCAGGGCGTCTTGTTCGATACTCAGGTTCAACCCAACGGTGAAGAGAGCTACCACCTGACTCGCGAAGGCGGCCATAGCCACCGCCGCATCCTGCACGCAGCGGATGCCACCGGCAAAGAAGTAGAAACCACGCTGGTCAGCAAAGCGCTGAGCCATCCTAATATTCGGGTTCTCGAGCGAAGCAACGCCGTTGACCTGATCATTTCTGACAAGATTGGCCTGCCCGGCACGCGTCGCGTGGTGGGCGCCTGGGTCTGGAACCGCAATAAAGAGAAGGTGGAGACCTGTCAGGCGAAGGCTGTGGTGCTGGCGACGGGCGGCGCCTCCAAGGTGTATCAATACACCACGAACCCGGACATTGCCTCCGGCGACGGTATCGCGATGGCCTGGCGCGCTGGCTGCCGGGTGGCGAATCTCGAATTTAATCAGTTTCACCCCACCGCCCTGTTCCATCCCCAGGCGCGCAACTTCCTGCTGACGGAAGCCCTGCGCGGTGAAGGCGCTTATCTGAAACGCCCTGACGGCTCCCGCTTTATGCCCGACTTTGACGCCCGGGGTGAACTGGCCCCGCGTGACATCGTTGCCCGCGCCATCGATCATGAAATGAAGCGTCTTGGCGTGGACTGCATGTATCTCGATATCAGCCATAAGCCAGCAGAGTTCATTCGCCAGCATTTCCCGATGATTTACGAGAAGCTGCTCAACCTTGGCATTGATTTAACGCGCGACCCGGTGCCCATTGTGCCAGCGGCGCACTATACCTGCGGTGGCGTGATGGTTGACGACCATGGGCGTACTGACGTAGACGGTCTGTATGCTATCGGTGAGGTCAGCTATACCGGACTTCACGGCGCGAACCGTATGGCCTCTAACTCGCTGCTTGAGTGTCTGGTGTACGGCTGGTCGGCGGCGGAAGATATAACAAAGCGCATGCCTTACGCCCGCGAGACAGAGCACCTGCCAGCCTGGGATGAAAGCCGCGTGGATAATCCGGACGAGCTGGTCGTGATCCAGCATAACTGGCATGAGCTACGGCTATTTATGTGGGACTACGTGGGGATTGTGCGCACCACGAAACGCCTGGAACGCGCCTTGCGCCGCATCACCATGCTGCAGCAGGAAATTGATGAGTATTATGCCAACTTCCGCGTATCCAATAACCTGCTGGAGCTGCGCAATCTGGTGCAGGTGGCCGAGCTGATTGTCCGCTGCGCGATGATGCGTAAAGAGAGCCGCGGGCTGCACTATACCCTGGACTACCCGGATCAGCTTGCTGAGTCCGGCCCGTCGATACTCGCCCCGCAGGTTTACATAAACAGATAA